In Populus trichocarpa isolate Nisqually-1 chromosome 7, P.trichocarpa_v4.1, whole genome shotgun sequence, the following proteins share a genomic window:
- the LOC7477975 gene encoding L-ascorbate oxidase homolog codes for MGNAVLLHLLCGVLAVLSASLVNADDPYRYYTWTVTYGTVKLLDVPQQVILINGQFPGPRLDVVTNDNIILNLFNKLDQPFLLTWNGIKQRKNSWQDGVLGTNCPIPPNSNYTYKFQTKDQIGSFTYFPSTLLHRAAGGYGAINIYERPRIPIPFPVPDGDFTLLIGDWYKTSHKTLQAYLDSGKTLPFPDGVLINGQTYSTFSGDQGKTYMFRISNMGMSTSLNFRIQGHSMKLVEVEGSHTVQNIYDSLDVHVGQSVAVLVTLNQAPKDYYIIASTRFNRKILTTTAVLHYSNSRTPASGPLPAAPSYGYHGSMMQARTYKWNLTASAARPNPQGSYHYGKITPTKTIELANSAPLINGKQRYAVNRVSYINSDTPLKLADYFGIPGVFSVDSIESSPSGGAAFLSTSVMSANLHDFLEVVFQNDEKTMQSWHLDGYDFWVIGYGNGQWTSAKRSMYNLVDALTRHTVQVYPKSWTAIYVSLDNQGMWNMRSALWERQYLGQQFYLRVWTQVHSLANEYDIPSNALRCGKAIGIHS; via the exons ATGGGAAATGCTGTCTTGCTTCACTTGTTATGTGGAGTTTTGGCTGTTTTGAGTGCTTCTTTAGTGAATGCAGATGACCCTTATAGGTATTATACATGGACTGTCACTTATGGGACTGTTAAACTTCTTGATGTGCCCCAACAG GTTATCCTTATCAATGGCCAGTTTCCTGGTCCTAGGCTTGATGTGGTCACTAATGACAACATTATCCTCAACCTCTTTAACAAGCTGGATCAGCCTTTCCTGTTGACATG GAATGGAATTAAACAAAGGAAGAACTCATGGCAAGATGGAGTGCTGGGAACCAATTGTCCCATCCCTCCCAACTCTAACTACACTTACAAATTCCAAACCAAGGATCAAATTGGTTCCTTCACATACTTCCCATCAACTCTGTTGCACAGAGCTGCTGGAGGATATGGGGCAATCAATATCTATGAGAGACCGAGGATCCCAATTCCTTTTCCAGTTCCTGATGGCGATTTCACTCTACTTATTGGTGATTGGTACAAGACCAGCCACAAG ACCTTACAGGCATACTTGGACTCAGGCAAAACTCTTCCCTTTCCTGACGGAGTACTTATAAATGGCCAAACTTATTCTACCTTCAGTGGTGATCAAG GTAAAACCTATATGTTCAGGATTTCAAATATGGGGATGTCAACCTCATTAAACTTCAGAATTCAGGGCCACAGCATGAAGTTAGTTGAGGTTGAAGGATCTCACACTGTTCAGAACATATATGACTCGCTTGATGTGCATGTTGGCCAATCCGTTGCTGTCTTAGTAACCTTAAACCAGGCTCCAAAGGATTACTACATCATTGCATCTACACGTTTTAATAGGAAGATTCTAACAACAACAGCAGTTTTACACTACTCAAACTCTCGGACGCCAGCCTCTGGACCTTTGCCGGCGGCTCCGTCTTACGGATATCATGGGTCCATGATGCAAGCACGAACTTACAA GTGGAATTTGACAGCGAGTGCTGCCAGGCCAAATCCTCAGGGCTCATATCACTATGGAAAGATTACACCAACAAAGACCATTGAATTGGCTAATTCAGCTCCTTTAATAAATGGAAAGCAGCGCTATGCAGTTAACAGGGTATCCTATATTAATTCAGATACCCCACTGAAGCTGGCTGACTACTTTGGCATCCCTGGAGTCTTTAGTGTGGATTCCATCGAAAGCTCTCCTTCTGGTGGTGCTGCATTCTTATCTACCTCTGTTATGTCTGCCAACCTCCATGATTTTCttgaagttgtttttcaaaatgatgaaaaaactaTGCAATCTTGGCATCTTGACGGCTATGACTTCTGGGTTATTGG TTATGGTAATGGCCAGTGGACTTCGGCCAAGAGAAGCATGTACAATCTAGTTGATGCTCTTACCAGACACACTGTTCAG GTGTACCCAAAATCATGGACTGCTATTTACGTCTCATTAGACAACCAGGGTATGTGGAACATGAGGTCAGCATTATGGGAAAGGCAGTATCTTGGGCAACAATTCTATCTCAGAGTCTGGACTCAAGTCCACAGCCTTGCAAATGAATATGACATTCCTTCTAATGCTCTACGCTGTGGCAAAGCCATCGGAATACACTCTTAG
- the LOC7477974 gene encoding reticulon-like protein B13: MSTSSKSSPVSYDTVRDVFLWRRKKLSLLVLLVSTATWVSLDVYQFNLITVASWAAMFAVTSLFLYGNIARFLRKEEPDLSGLEISEQTAIEAARSVRQSIEEGVRWMCHVSAERELFLFARVVAALWLLSYVGSFWDSLSLLYIDIVVGMTVPVIYVKNEDKIKRYEEWMRMQARRLCDMVDEKVVKRMKNRVLKVKEKRVD, translated from the exons ATGTCGACTTCTTCAAAATCTTCGCCCGTGTCATATG ATACTGTAAGAGATGTGTTCTTGTGGAGGAGAAAGAAGCTGAGTTTATTGGTTCTTCTAGTCTCAACAGCTACATGGGTTTCGCTTGATGTCTATCAATTCAATCTCATCACTGTTGCTTCATGGGCTGCCATGTTTGCTGTTACTTCACTGTTCCTTTATGGCAACATAGCCAGGTTTCTCCGCAA AGAAGAGCCAGATTTGTCCGGCTTGGAGATTTCAGAGCAGACAGCTATTGAAGCGGCACGCTCCGTTCGACAATCGATAGAAGAGGGAGTTCGATGGATGTGCCATGTGAGTGCAGAGAGAGAACTGTTTCTCTTTGCTCGTGTAGTTGCTGCTCTGTGGTTGCTCTCTTATGTGGGAAGCTTCTGGGATTCTCTGTCACTTCTTTACATAG ATATAGTGGTGGGCATGACTGTTCCTGTGATATATGTAAAGAACGAGGATAAGATAAAGAGGTATGAAGAGTGGATGAGGATGCAAGCAAGAAGATTGTGTGATATGGTAGATGAGAAGGTTGTCAAGAGAATGAAGAACAGAGTGCTTAAAGTTAAAGAGAAAAGGGTTGACTAA
- the LOC7483135 gene encoding RPW8-like protein 3 yields MEPISQLVSGAALGVALQLLSDSIMRAVTTASSFKFKLRLLQATVRILITRFKVIREEQQQFPGAEAQRLCELLARGSHLISKCSRISQWNYFKMRRYEKRIDELDESLKHLLTLNFQLLQYENMRKLLTGVNEMSKKLVDHGDELPKPSHVVPLNDQENSWYSRTSSHRQPSKPRFRMSYQRSEKITKFGFSF; encoded by the coding sequence ATGGAACCAATATCACAGCTTGTTTCAGGGGCTGCTTTGGGAGTTGCCCTTCAACTGCTAAGTGATTCGATTATGCGTGCAGTAACTACAGCCTCCAGCTTCAAATTTAAGCTACGGCTTCTCCAGGCAACCGTCAGGATCTTGATCACAAGATTCAAAGTTATCAGAGAAGAACAACAGCAGTTTCCAGGAGCAGAAGCTCAGAGATTGTGTGAATTGTTGGCGAGAGGGAGTCATCTTATTTCTAAATGCTCAAGAATCTCACAATGGAATTATTTCAAGATGAGAAGATACGAGAAAAGAATTGATGAGCTTGATGAATCTCTCAAACATCTTTTAACGTTGAATTTTCAGCTTTTGCAATATGAGAACATGCGGAAACTTTTGACAGGGGTTAATGAAATGAGTAAGAAATTGGTGGATCATGGAGATGAGTTGCCCAAGCCTAGCCATGTCGTACCTTTAAACGATCAAGAAAACTCGTGGTACTCTCGGACTTCAAGCCACAGACAGCCATCAAAACCAAGATTTAGAATGAGTTATCAAAGAAGCGAAAAGATTACCAAGTTTGGGTTTAGTTTCTGA
- the LOC18101192 gene encoding probable disease resistance protein At5g66900, translated as MECVVAGFVAEKVLGELLKSVKEAMRKKKKLETTLKSIESTLNSIIPVVESINELNEKLDREDEDIGRLWKQIKEGQELVSKCSKGNCCGSCFKQSNCTEELRDFDHSLKSFYDFVLPLKGTKILIDTREDVNEIKEKVRDIREGVRDIHDNVKQVKEIHRDVKDIYTNVEGVGERVKVIHDEVQEVKEVREEVKVTHVGVKDIQVQVKEIHEEVKDMRKDLRSNIQTEKAASPMSNSNVPLWPFTPPEPPQITVGLDKPTKDLKNELFKDGMSTVVLTAPGGCGKTTLAKKLCHDEAIKEKFKDNIFFITVSKSPDLKVIIQQLFRHKGHSVHEFRTDEEAVNCLEQLLKQIGTKPILLVLDDVWSGSESLLERFKFQIPGYKILLTSRSSLGGFGSKYKLDTLNYEDSLSLFRQSAELRNSTSNNVEDDVLKKIVSFCKGFPLALSVVGRSLRQQRPEIWRNKVKQWSKAGAFFESNNDLFTCLKSSLDALDNKLKECYIDLGAFPEGQLISASAIIDMWEELYEMNGDGLNSISNLHELSSLNLIDLVDTRRDGSERENYNETFVTQHDLLRDLVNHVSGLAGSEQGRKNLVVDINGNEFRGWWKNQTISAHVLSISTDETFLSNWPNIQAPEVGVLVLNFRTKKYTLPKFIKSMDKLKTLILTNYGFFSAEISNFIVLGNLSNLKRIRLEQVLIPSLTINCVQLENLQKISLIGCNIGPASGDKAIRISDALPKLVEINIGYCNSLNELPVGLCDIVSLKKLRITYCPGLSILPREIGKMVNLQVLMLSSCRNLSDLPDTIGSLHKLSILDISDCISIKNLPEQIGELQSLKKLYMTGCSNCRLPNSVTTLHSLKSVICDEETEKSWKPFKRDLPNVTIIYWV; from the exons ATGGAATGTGTTGTTGCTGGTTTTGTTGCAGAGAAAGTATTAGGGGAGTTGTTAAAATCTGTGAAGGAAGcgatgaggaaaaagaaaaagttagaAACTACCTTGAAGAGCATCGAATCCACACTCAACTCTATAATTCCAGTCGTTGAAAGCATAAATGAGTTAAACGAAAAATTAGATCGTGAAGATGAGGACATAGGGAGATTGtggaaacaaataaaagaagggCAGGAACTTGTTAGCAAATGCTCAAAAGGAAATTGCTGTGGTTCTTGCTTTAAACAGTCTAATTGCACTGAGGAACTTAGAGATTTCGATCATTCACTTAAAAGTttctatgattttgttttaccaTTGAAAGGAACAAAGATTCTTATTGATACTAGGGAAGATGTCAACGAAATCAAGGAAAAGGTGAGAGACATCCGTGAGGGAGTGAGAGACATCCACGACAATGTGAAGCAGGTGAAGGAGATTCATCGGGATGTGAAAGATATTTATACCAATGTGGAAGGCGTAGGTGAGAGGGTCAAAGTTATTCACGATGAGGTGCAAGAAGTGAAAGAAGTTCGTGAAGAGGTGAAAGTAACTCACGTTGGTGTGAAAGACATCCAAGTGCAAGTCAAAGAAATTCATGAGGAGGTGAAAGATATGCGTAAGGATCTTCGTTCAAATATTCAAACAGAAAAGGCAGCCAGTCCTATGTCAAATAGCAATGTACCTTTGTGGCCTTTTACGCCTCCAGAGCCACCACAGATTACTGTTGGATTGGACAAGCCAACGAAAGATTTAAAGAATGAATTATTCAAGGATGGAATGTCCACGGTTGTATTAACAGCTCCTGGTGGATGTGGAAAGACCACATTGGCTAAAAAACTTTGTCATGATGAAGCTATTAAAG aaaaatttaaagataatatcTTCTTCATCACTGTCTCAAAATCACCCGATCTGAAGGTCATTATACAGCAGCTATTTCGGCATAAGGGTCATTCGGTCCATGAGTTTCGAACTGATGAAGAAGCAGTAAACTGCTTGGAGCAATTGCTGAAGCAAATAGGAACAAAGCCTATATTATTGGTCCTCGATGATGTTTGGTCGGGATCAGAGAGCCTTCTGGAAAGGTTCAAGTTCCAAATACCAGGATACAAGATTTTGTTGACATCAAGATCTTCACTCGGTGGATTTGGTTCGAAATATAAATTGGATACGTTGAATTATGAAGACTCCCTGAGTCTATTTAGACAGTCAGCGGAGCTACGGAATAGCACCTCTAACAATGTAGAAGATGATGTTTTGAAGAAG ATAGTGAGCTTTTGCAAGGGATTTCCACTAGCTCTTTCAGTCGTAGGCCGTTCACTCCGCCAACAACGACCAGAGATATGGAGAAATAAAGTGAAGCAATGGTCAAAAGCTGGGGCTTTTTTTGAATCCAATAATGATCTGTTTACTTGTCTAAAGAGTAGCTTAGATGCGTTGGATAATAAGCTGAAGGAATGTTACATTGACTTGGGAGCATTTCCTGAAGGTCAACTGATATCTGCCAGTGCCATCATTGACATGTGGGAGGAGTTGTATGAAATGAATGGAGATGGTCTGAACTCCATATCAAACCTCCATGAACTATCCTCCTTGAATCTCATTGATCTGGTAGATACAAG GAGGGATGGAAGTGAAAGAGAGAACTATAATGAAACCTTTGTCACACAGCATGACCTTCTTAGGGATCTGGTCAACCATGTTAGCGGATTGGCTGGTTCAGAACAGGGGAGGAAAAACCTAGTTGTGGACATAAATGGAAATGAATTTCGGGGCTGGTGGAAGAATCAAACAATCAGCGCCCATGTCTTGTCGATCTCCACAG ATGAAACTTTCTTGTCAAATTGGCCCAACATTCAAGCTCCTGAAGTTGGGGTTCTAGTTCTCAATTTTCGTACGAAGAAGTACACATTACCCAAGTTCATCAAGAGCATGGATAAACTAAAGACTTTGATCCTCAcaaattatggttttttctcAGCTGAAATAAGTAACTTTATAGTTCTTGGAAACCTGTCCAATCTAAAGAGGATCAGGTTGGAGCAGGTTTTGATTCCTTCCCTTACCATTAACTGTGTGCAGTTAGAAAATCTGCAGAAAATATCGTTGATCGGGTGTAATATTGGTCCGGCCTCCGGTGACAAAGCTATCCGGATTTCAGATGCACTGCCGAAACTAGTGGAGATCAACATTGGCTACTGCAATAGTCTGAATGAATTGCCTGTTGGACTCTGTGATATTGTCTCCCTAAAGAAACTTCGCATCACCTACTGTCCAGGCCTGTCAATATTGCCTCGAGAAATCGGAAAGATGGTGAATTTGCAAGTCTTGATGCTTAGCTCCTGCAGAAATTTGTCAGATTTGCCAGACACTATTGGAAGCCTCCATAAACTGAGCATTCTTGACATATCAGACTGTATTAGCATTAAGAATTTGCCAGAACAGATTGGCGAGCTGCAGAGTCTAAAAAAGCTTTACATGACAGGATGCTCAAATTGCAGGTTACCTAACTCAGTCACCACTCTTCATAGTTTGAAGTCCGTGATCTGCGATGAAGAAACAGAGAAATCATGGAAACCTTTCAAGCGCGACCTCCCAAACGTGACTATCATTTACTGGGTCTAA